One window of the Rhipicephalus sanguineus isolate Rsan-2018 chromosome 4, BIME_Rsan_1.4, whole genome shotgun sequence genome contains the following:
- the LOC119390064 gene encoding ubiquitin-conjugating enzyme E2 Z gives MSHPMPSVPVHRPLYNWDPLMYVREEPTPSCLLRLRKEFANFAAQPPTGLYISPEEEDMTRVHALIVGPPDTPYEGGFFQFFLKFPPDYPISPPRVRIVTTDAGRVRFNPNLYANGKVCLSILGTWDGPAWSPAQGIESVLVSIQSLMNEQPYKNEPGLQQERSSVVKRYSDVIQHETIRVAVCGQVEASLKDSADCPSAFREQILKKFVDAYDKYEDIVKTRLGCTGPMSKYPVRKSRKYQYKQLLSRLRGLLDEARQRVNANSTSTATGATSTD, from the coding sequence ATGTCGCACCCAATGCCAAGTGTACCTGTGCATCGGCCTCTTTACAACTGGGACCCGCTGATGTACGTGCGCGAGGAACCAACGCCTTCTTGCCTGCTCCGGCTAAGGAAGGAGTTCGCGAACTTCGCGGCCCAGCCACCCACGGGTCTGTACATCTCGCCCGAAGAAGAGGACATGACCAGGGTTCACGCGCTCATTGTGGGTCCCCCGGACACGCCGTACGAGGGAGGCTTCTTCCAGTTCTTCCTGAAGTTCCCGCCTGACTACCCGATCAGCCCGCCACGCGTTCGCATAGTGACGACAGACGCTGGCCGAGTACGCTTCAACCCCAACCTCTACGCCAACGGCAAGGTGTGCCTGAGCATCCTTGGTACGTGGGATGGACCGGCGTGGAGCCCGGCTCAGGGCATCGAGAGTGTGCTCGTCTCGATACAGTCGCTCATGAACGAGCAACCGTACAAGAACGAACCTGGGCTGCAGCAAGAGCGGTCGTCGGTCGTCAAGCGCTACAGCGACGTCATCCAGCATGAGACCATCAGGGTCGCTGTGTGCGGTCAGGTCGAAGCTTCTCTCAAGGACAGCGCCGATTGTCCGTCGGCCTTCAGGGAGCAAATCCTGAAGAAATTCGTCGACGCGTACGACAAGTACGAAGACATAGTCAAGACTCGCCTTGGCTGCACGGGTCCGATGTCCAAGTACCCGGTTAGAAAGAGCCGCAAGTATCAGTACAAGCAGCTGCTGTCGAGGCTGCGAGGACTCTTAGATGAGGCGAGACAGAGGGTCAACGCCAACTCTACCAGCACTGCAACAGGAGCCACGTCTACAGATTAA